The following proteins are co-located in the Sporosarcina pasteurii genome:
- a CDS encoding B3/4 domain-containing protein, with product MKVSIDKEIVKTLPAFKIGLNHYTKITVSESPQMLKGRLQLFQEQLFFELDDKAVTEFQGVQEWREVWKAFGANPSRYRSSIEALLRRIGKQNYLQPVNSSVDMNNFFSLQYEIPMGIYDTQRIQGDIAFNIGTSKTTLEGLNGRLNHVNNMIVLSDNIGPFGSPFVDSKRTAVSEITTSAVHVFFLRPSMDTEEAAKLLTAAGKMFTNVHGGEVCSKILHKEQPSTILD from the coding sequence TTGAAAGTAAGTATAGACAAAGAAATAGTAAAGACTTTGCCCGCATTTAAAATAGGCCTTAACCATTATACCAAAATTACGGTCTCAGAATCTCCTCAAATGCTAAAAGGACGCTTACAATTATTTCAAGAACAACTTTTCTTTGAACTTGATGACAAGGCAGTCACAGAATTTCAAGGTGTTCAGGAATGGCGTGAAGTATGGAAAGCATTTGGCGCAAACCCAAGCCGTTATCGTTCTTCAATTGAAGCGTTACTGAGAAGAATAGGCAAACAAAATTATTTACAACCTGTTAATTCGTCTGTTGACATGAATAATTTTTTCTCTTTGCAATATGAAATTCCGATGGGGATTTATGACACGCAGCGTATTCAGGGTGATATTGCATTTAACATTGGAACAAGTAAAACAACTTTAGAAGGACTAAACGGACGTCTAAACCATGTGAATAATATGATCGTTCTGTCCGATAACATCGGTCCTTTCGGGAGCCCTTTTGTTGATTCAAAACGGACTGCTGTTTCTGAAATTACAACATCCGCTGTTCATGTGTTCTTCCTGCGTCCTTCTATGGACACGGAAGAAGCAGCTAAACTATTAACAGCCGCGGGGAAAATGTTTACGAATGTTCATGGCGGTGAAGTGTGCTCAAAGATTTTGCATAAAGAACAGCCTTCTACTATTCTAGATTAA